A genomic segment from Amycolatopsis camponoti encodes:
- a CDS encoding nitroreductase family deazaflavin-dependent oxidoreductase, producing the protein MLFGDEHVRRYEETDGEVGHEWKEGVPTLVLTTKGRKTGQERKFALIYQEVDGNPVIVASKGGAPNHPGWYFNLLETPEVGVQVKADKFKATARTAEGEERAKLWEKLAAVWPDYDNYAKKTDREIPVVVLERL; encoded by the coding sequence ATGCTGTTCGGTGACGAGCACGTCCGCCGCTACGAGGAGACCGACGGCGAGGTCGGTCACGAGTGGAAGGAAGGCGTCCCGACGCTGGTGCTGACCACCAAGGGCCGCAAGACCGGGCAGGAGCGCAAGTTCGCCCTGATCTACCAGGAAGTCGACGGAAACCCGGTGATCGTGGCCTCCAAGGGCGGCGCCCCGAACCACCCCGGCTGGTACTTCAACCTCCTCGAGACCCCCGAGGTCGGCGTGCAGGTGAAGGCGGACAAGTTCAAGGCCACCGCCCGCACGGCCGAGGGCGAGGAGCGCGCGAAGCTGTGGGAGAAGCTCGCCGCCGTCTGGCCGGACTACGACAACTACGCGAAGAAGACGGACCGCGAGATTCCTGTGGTGGTTCTCGAGCGACTGTGA
- a CDS encoding flavin monoamine oxidase family protein: MTSAVPTAIHHDEPAGRPITMFGPDFPFAYDDYLAHPAGLGSVPAHRHGTEVAVIGGGLSGIVTAYELMKLGLRPVVYEIAEIGGRLRTVRFPGCPDDVVAEMGAMRFPPASTALFHYIDKVGLETAPFPNPLAPETPSTVVDLKGQSHYARTPAELPAVFADVAAAWDRTLAEHASFAEMQTAIRDRDAKTIKRLWNELVPKLDNQTFYGFLCDSPAFASFRHREIFGQVGFGTGGWDTDFPNSILEILRVVYTGADDEHRSIVGGSRQLPLRLWEHAPSDVAFWPAGTSLASLHEGGPRPGVTRLHRTAPNNITVTDASGHIRTYPAAVFTAQSWMLLSKIECDEALFPIDHWTAIERTHYMESSKVFVPVDRPFWLDPDPATGRDTMSMTLTDRMPRGTYLLGSTPDSPAVICLSYTWADDSLKWLPLSVTERVEVMLQSLREIYPGVDVRRHIIGDPVTVSWEAEPHFMGAFKANLPGHYRYQHRLFTHFMQDVLAERHRGLFLAGDDVSWTAGWAEGAVQTALNAVWGVLHHFGGETDPANPGPGDCFEDLAPITLPD; this comes from the coding sequence ATGACCTCCGCTGTCCCGACCGCGATCCATCACGACGAACCCGCGGGCCGCCCGATCACGATGTTCGGCCCCGACTTCCCGTTCGCCTACGACGACTACCTCGCCCACCCCGCCGGGCTGGGCTCGGTGCCCGCTCACCGGCACGGCACCGAGGTGGCGGTGATCGGCGGCGGCCTCTCCGGCATCGTCACCGCGTACGAGCTGATGAAGCTCGGCTTGCGGCCGGTGGTGTACGAGATCGCCGAAATCGGCGGACGGCTGCGCACCGTGCGGTTCCCCGGCTGCCCGGACGACGTCGTCGCCGAGATGGGCGCGATGCGCTTCCCGCCCGCGTCGACCGCGTTGTTCCACTACATCGACAAGGTCGGGCTCGAGACGGCGCCGTTCCCGAACCCGCTGGCCCCGGAGACGCCGAGCACGGTCGTCGACCTCAAGGGACAGAGCCACTACGCGCGGACGCCGGCCGAGCTGCCCGCGGTGTTCGCCGACGTCGCCGCCGCGTGGGACCGGACCCTGGCCGAGCACGCGTCGTTCGCCGAGATGCAGACGGCGATCCGCGACCGCGACGCGAAGACGATCAAGCGGCTGTGGAACGAGCTCGTCCCGAAGCTGGACAACCAGACGTTCTACGGGTTCCTGTGCGACTCCCCCGCGTTCGCCTCCTTCCGCCACCGCGAGATCTTCGGGCAGGTCGGCTTCGGCACCGGTGGCTGGGACACCGACTTCCCCAACTCCATCCTCGAAATCCTGCGCGTGGTCTACACCGGAGCCGACGACGAGCACCGCAGCATCGTCGGCGGCAGCCGCCAGCTCCCGCTGCGGCTGTGGGAGCACGCGCCGTCGGACGTCGCTTTCTGGCCCGCCGGAACGTCGCTGGCTTCGCTGCACGAGGGCGGACCGCGTCCGGGCGTCACGCGGCTGCACCGCACGGCGCCGAACAACATCACGGTGACCGACGCGTCCGGGCACATCCGGACGTACCCGGCGGCGGTGTTCACCGCGCAGAGCTGGATGCTGCTGTCCAAGATCGAATGCGACGAAGCGCTGTTCCCGATCGACCACTGGACGGCGATCGAGCGCACGCACTACATGGAGTCGTCGAAGGTGTTCGTCCCCGTCGACCGCCCGTTCTGGCTCGACCCCGACCCGGCGACCGGCCGCGACACGATGAGCATGACGCTGACCGACCGGATGCCGCGCGGCACGTACCTGCTGGGGTCCACTCCCGACTCGCCCGCGGTGATCTGCCTGTCGTACACGTGGGCCGACGACTCGCTGAAGTGGCTGCCGCTGTCGGTGACCGAGCGCGTCGAAGTGATGCTGCAATCGTTGCGCGAGATCTACCCGGGCGTCGACGTCCGGCGGCACATCATCGGCGACCCGGTGACGGTCTCGTGGGAGGCGGAGCCGCACTTCATGGGCGCGTTCAAGGCGAACCTGCCCGGGCACTACCGCTACCAGCACCGGCTGTTCACGCATTTCATGCAGGACGTCTTGGCGGAGCGTCACCGAGGCTTGTTCCTGGCGGGTGACGACGTCTCGTGGACGGCGGGCTGGGCGGAGGGCGCGGTGCAGACGGCGCTGAACGCGGTTTGGGGCGTGCTGCACCACTTCGGTGGTGAGACGGACCCCGCGAACCCGGGTCCCGGGGACTGTTTCGAGGACCTCGCGCCGATCACGCTCCCGGACTGA
- a CDS encoding carbon-nitrogen hydrolase family protein — protein sequence MRVAIHQGPFDALPDAVRASGADLVVTAEMSTTGYHIGARTHELAEPADGPTAARMSALARETGVALAYGYPEADAGTVHNSVQLVDAAGRRRANYRKTHLFGDLDKAWFTPGDEPVVQADVAGIRVGLLICYDVEFPELVRAHALAGTELLVVPTALMSPYELVADTLVPARAYESQLFVAYANRCDVEQELTYCGRSCVVAPTGEVLARAGAGPALITAEVTRDALAASRLENTHLADRRPELYRGTTA from the coding sequence ATGAGGGTCGCGATCCACCAAGGTCCGTTCGACGCGCTGCCGGACGCGGTCCGGGCGTCCGGCGCCGACCTCGTCGTCACGGCGGAGATGAGCACGACCGGCTACCACATCGGCGCCCGGACGCACGAACTCGCCGAACCGGCCGACGGCCCGACCGCGGCACGGATGTCCGCGCTGGCCAGGGAAACCGGCGTCGCGCTGGCGTACGGCTACCCGGAGGCGGACGCTGGGACCGTCCACAACAGCGTCCAGCTCGTCGACGCGGCCGGGCGGCGCCGGGCGAACTACCGCAAGACGCACCTGTTCGGCGACCTCGACAAGGCGTGGTTCACCCCGGGTGACGAGCCGGTCGTGCAGGCCGACGTCGCCGGGATCCGGGTCGGGCTGCTGATCTGCTACGACGTCGAGTTCCCCGAGCTGGTCCGGGCGCACGCGCTGGCCGGCACGGAACTGCTGGTCGTGCCGACGGCCTTGATGAGCCCGTACGAGCTGGTCGCCGACACGCTGGTGCCGGCGCGGGCCTACGAGAGCCAGCTGTTCGTTGCCTACGCCAACCGTTGTGACGTCGAACAGGAGCTGACCTACTGCGGACGCTCCTGCGTGGTCGCCCCGACCGGCGAGGTACTGGCCCGCGCCGGAGCGGGACCCGCGCTGATCACCGCTGAAGTCACCCGGGACGCGCTCGCCGCGTCCCGGCTGGAGAACACCCACCTGGCCGACCGGCGGCCCGAACTGTACCGAGGAACCACCGCATGA
- a CDS encoding sensor histidine kinase gives MRRRIISLTVLAALVATVLFALPLGIAVLKYYHDDATADLERAADAAALAVSDALATGRTPIVPPPEDDDEAEGVVGVYAPDGRLLAGHGPATGGALERQAASATLDVVTGHEGDDRVLAVPVISGSRVTGVVRAALPESALTLRIALTWHGMAGLAIVAIGASWLMARRFTTRLVRPLEELATAAGRLGDGDFTVRGPRAGIAEIDRVGEALDTTAARIGSTLERERAFSAEASHQLRTPLTGLRLQLEAALETPGADPLAAIRAGIASADRLERTIEDLLALGRERRAPRAELDLDALLEEVREAGEALLSPHGRTLRIIRQEPPPARVAAAAVRQVLGVLLDNAATHGRGTVTLVARDAGDTLAIDVADEGPDLGETNPFATAASGHGIGLRLARSLAEAEGGRLRLSRPDPPTFTLLLPATEV, from the coding sequence GTGCGCCGCCGGATCATCTCGCTGACGGTGCTGGCCGCCCTGGTCGCGACCGTGCTCTTCGCGCTGCCGCTGGGCATCGCGGTGCTGAAGTACTACCACGACGACGCCACCGCCGACCTGGAGCGGGCCGCCGACGCCGCCGCGCTCGCGGTGTCGGACGCGCTCGCCACCGGGCGGACGCCGATCGTGCCGCCGCCCGAGGACGACGACGAAGCCGAGGGCGTGGTCGGGGTCTACGCCCCGGACGGTCGGCTGCTCGCGGGGCACGGGCCCGCGACCGGCGGCGCGCTCGAGCGGCAGGCGGCGAGCGCCACGCTGGACGTCGTCACCGGGCACGAAGGCGACGACCGGGTGCTGGCCGTCCCGGTGATCAGCGGGTCCCGCGTGACCGGGGTCGTCCGCGCCGCGCTGCCCGAGTCCGCGCTGACCCTGCGGATCGCGCTCACCTGGCACGGCATGGCCGGGCTGGCGATCGTGGCGATCGGCGCGAGCTGGCTGATGGCCCGGCGGTTCACTACGCGGCTGGTCCGGCCCCTGGAGGAGCTGGCCACGGCCGCCGGGCGGCTCGGCGATGGCGACTTCACCGTCCGCGGCCCGCGCGCCGGGATCGCCGAGATCGACCGGGTCGGCGAGGCGCTGGACACCACCGCGGCCCGGATCGGCTCGACGCTGGAGCGCGAGCGCGCGTTCTCCGCGGAGGCGTCCCACCAGCTGCGGACCCCGCTGACCGGGCTGCGCCTGCAGCTGGAGGCCGCGCTCGAGACCCCGGGCGCGGACCCCCTGGCGGCGATCCGCGCCGGGATCGCGTCCGCCGACCGGCTGGAACGCACCATCGAGGACCTCCTCGCGCTGGGCCGCGAACGCCGGGCGCCGCGGGCCGAGCTGGATCTCGACGCCCTCCTCGAGGAGGTCCGGGAGGCTGGCGAGGCGCTGCTTTCGCCGCACGGGCGCACGCTGCGGATCATCCGCCAGGAGCCGCCGCCGGCGCGGGTGGCGGCCGCGGCGGTCCGCCAGGTGCTCGGGGTGCTGCTGGACAACGCGGCGACGCACGGGCGCGGCACGGTGACGCTGGTCGCCCGCGACGCCGGCGACACGCTGGCCATCGACGTCGCCGACGAGGGCCCGGACCTGGGCGAAACGAACCCGTTCGCGACGGCGGCGTCCGGGCACGGCATCGGCCTGCGGCTGGCCCGCAGCCTCGCCGAGGCCGAAGGCGGCCGACTCCGCCTGAGCCGTCCCGACCCGCCGACGTTCACGCTCCTGCTCCCGGCCACCGAGGTGTGA
- a CDS encoding amino acid permease: MTLRAATVRRKPVADLVAESDHGTLKRSLGLGQLTMLSIGATLGSGIFVVLGEAVPVAGPAVVLSFVLAGVTALFSALSYAELAGMIPLSGSSYSYAYATLGELVAWVCGWCLVLEYGVSVASVAVGWGQYLNELLRLAFGFAIPDALSQPPGSGGIVNVPAIVVVVLAMLLLLSGAKESARANAVMVAVKIVTLVLFCAIAFTAVKARNFTPFLPLGLAGMSAGAAKLFFSYIGFDAASTAGEEAKNPQRDLPRAILLSLGIVTVLYCLVAVAAVGALPWQEFDGQEAALSHVLSVVSGNPFWAGLLAVGAIVAISSVVLTVLYGQTRILFAMSRDGLVPPALSKVDEKSGSPRINTLVVSGFVAVLAAFIPLGKLADATSIGTLFAFLLVNIAVLLLRRRQPERPRTFRVPLSPVTPLLGVLCCGYMMFSLDGATWVVFGAWMALGLLIYFGYGIRRSRLA, from the coding sequence ATGACTTTGCGGGCCGCGACGGTGCGGCGGAAACCGGTCGCCGATCTGGTCGCCGAAAGTGATCATGGCACGTTGAAGCGATCGCTCGGGCTCGGGCAGCTGACGATGCTGAGCATCGGCGCGACGCTGGGCAGCGGGATCTTCGTCGTCCTCGGCGAAGCCGTCCCGGTGGCCGGGCCGGCCGTGGTCCTGTCGTTCGTGCTGGCCGGGGTCACCGCGCTCTTCTCCGCCCTCTCCTACGCCGAGCTGGCCGGCATGATCCCGCTGTCCGGTTCGTCGTACTCCTACGCCTACGCGACGCTCGGCGAACTGGTCGCCTGGGTCTGCGGCTGGTGCCTGGTCCTCGAATACGGCGTCTCGGTGGCATCGGTCGCCGTCGGCTGGGGGCAGTACCTCAACGAACTGCTGCGGCTCGCGTTCGGCTTCGCCATCCCGGACGCGCTCAGCCAGCCGCCCGGGTCCGGCGGGATCGTCAACGTTCCCGCGATCGTCGTCGTGGTCCTCGCGATGCTCCTGCTGCTTTCCGGCGCGAAGGAGAGCGCGCGGGCCAACGCCGTCATGGTCGCGGTGAAGATCGTGACCCTGGTGCTGTTCTGCGCGATCGCCTTCACCGCGGTCAAGGCGCGGAACTTCACGCCGTTCCTGCCGCTCGGGCTGGCCGGGATGAGTGCCGGCGCCGCGAAGCTGTTCTTCTCCTACATCGGGTTCGACGCCGCGTCGACCGCCGGCGAGGAGGCGAAGAACCCGCAGCGCGACCTGCCGCGCGCGATCCTGCTCTCGCTCGGGATCGTCACCGTGCTGTACTGCCTGGTCGCCGTGGCCGCCGTCGGCGCGCTGCCGTGGCAGGAGTTCGACGGCCAAGAGGCGGCGCTGTCGCACGTGCTGAGCGTCGTGTCGGGCAACCCGTTCTGGGCCGGCCTGCTCGCCGTCGGCGCGATCGTGGCCATCTCCAGCGTCGTGCTGACCGTCCTCTACGGACAGACGCGCATCCTGTTCGCGATGTCCCGCGACGGCCTGGTGCCTCCCGCGTTGTCCAAAGTGGATGAGAAGTCGGGCTCGCCGCGGATCAACACGCTGGTGGTCTCGGGCTTCGTCGCCGTGCTGGCCGCGTTCATCCCGCTCGGCAAGCTCGCCGACGCCACCAGCATCGGGACACTGTTCGCGTTCCTGCTGGTCAACATCGCCGTCCTGCTGCTGCGGCGGCGCCAGCCCGAGCGGCCACGCACGTTCCGCGTCCCGCTCTCGCCGGTGACGCCGCTCCTGGGCGTGCTGTGCTGCGGCTACATGATGTTCAGCCTCGACGGCGCCACCTGGGTCGTCTTCGGCGCCTGGATGGCGCTGGGCCTGCTGATCTACTTCGGGTACGGGATCCGGCGGTCGAGGCTCGCATGA
- a CDS encoding LacI family DNA-binding transcriptional regulator encodes MKARPHVTLEDVARSANVSLATASRVLNGTASVRADLRERVSAAAAELAYAPNAHAQALAGGTHRTVGVICHDVSDPYFAAIAGGVMRVATDNGLLVMLAGTFRDPDREVAYVSTLRAQRAAAILLIGSAFEDRAWERAMAAELEPYRRGGGQVAAVSRHRGLKIDTVQPDNKGGAAALAKELVGLGHKRFAVLAGPRKLSTVVDRLAGFTDALAEHGISLHEDDVVEAAFTRDGGYEATKRLLAGRKRKLPTCVFAVTDVMAIGALTALREEGLSVPGDISVAGFDDIPVVRDLAPALTTVRLPLEELGERAMDLAIKGAGGTRPRTVRLSGEVVLRESTSRPKR; translated from the coding sequence ATGAAGGCCCGGCCGCACGTGACACTGGAAGACGTGGCACGCAGCGCCAACGTCTCGCTCGCGACCGCGTCGCGGGTGCTCAACGGCACCGCGTCCGTCCGCGCCGACCTGCGGGAGCGGGTTTCCGCCGCCGCGGCCGAGCTGGCCTACGCCCCGAACGCGCACGCGCAGGCACTCGCCGGCGGCACGCACCGCACGGTCGGCGTGATCTGCCACGACGTCAGCGACCCGTACTTCGCCGCGATCGCCGGCGGGGTGATGCGGGTGGCCACCGACAACGGGCTGCTCGTGATGCTGGCCGGCACCTTCCGCGACCCGGACCGCGAGGTCGCCTACGTCTCGACGCTGCGCGCGCAGCGGGCCGCGGCGATCCTGCTGATCGGCTCGGCGTTCGAAGACCGCGCGTGGGAACGCGCGATGGCGGCCGAGCTGGAGCCGTACCGCCGCGGCGGCGGGCAGGTCGCGGCGGTCAGCCGCCACCGCGGGCTCAAGATCGACACCGTCCAGCCGGACAACAAGGGCGGCGCCGCGGCGCTGGCGAAGGAACTGGTCGGGCTCGGCCACAAGCGGTTCGCCGTGCTCGCCGGGCCGCGCAAGCTGAGCACGGTCGTCGACCGGCTGGCCGGGTTCACCGACGCGCTCGCCGAACACGGCATCAGCCTGCACGAAGACGACGTCGTCGAGGCCGCCTTCACCCGTGACGGCGGCTACGAAGCGACGAAACGGCTGCTCGCCGGCCGCAAGCGCAAGCTCCCGACCTGCGTCTTCGCCGTCACCGACGTGATGGCGATCGGCGCGCTGACGGCGTTGCGCGAGGAGGGCCTGTCCGTGCCCGGGGACATTTCGGTCGCCGGCTTCGACGACATCCCGGTCGTCCGCGACCTCGCCCCGGCGCTGACCACGGTCCGGCTGCCGCTGGAGGAGCTGGGCGAACGGGCGATGGACCTGGCCATAAAGGGGGCCGGCGGCACCCGGCCGCGCACCGTCCGGCTCTCCGGCGAGGTCGTCCTGCGGGAGAGCACCTCGCGCCCCAAGCGCTGA
- a CDS encoding IclR family transcriptional regulator, translated as MAEDDGAVRSVLRAFDLLALFTERRRTWAVKDLTAASGLAKTTVLRLVATCEQRGLLWTRPDGRVTVGPGMLRWAQLANAAWQLPEPVRQVLRELARDCGETVNLYVRSTEVLVCVAQQEGSRTVRHVGRTGDELPLGCGAAGQVLAGAGGTAVSHGEPEPGASSVAGPVFDADGRLLAALAVTGPTTRFTTEAVARFGADVTDASRRISRIGFGARPE; from the coding sequence ATGGCGGAAGACGACGGAGCGGTCCGGAGCGTGCTGCGCGCCTTCGACCTGCTGGCCCTCTTCACCGAACGCCGCCGGACGTGGGCGGTCAAGGACCTCACCGCCGCGAGCGGCCTCGCGAAGACGACGGTGCTGCGGCTGGTCGCCACCTGCGAACAGCGCGGCCTGCTCTGGACGCGTCCCGACGGCCGGGTCACCGTGGGCCCGGGGATGCTGCGCTGGGCCCAGCTGGCGAACGCCGCGTGGCAGCTGCCCGAGCCGGTCCGCCAGGTCCTGCGCGAGCTCGCCCGGGACTGCGGCGAAACGGTCAACCTGTACGTCCGCAGCACCGAAGTGCTCGTCTGCGTGGCCCAGCAGGAAGGCTCGCGGACCGTCCGGCACGTCGGCCGCACCGGCGACGAGCTGCCGCTCGGGTGCGGGGCCGCCGGGCAGGTGCTCGCCGGCGCCGGGGGCACCGCGGTCAGCCACGGCGAGCCGGAGCCGGGCGCGTCGAGCGTCGCCGGCCCGGTGTTCGACGCCGACGGGCGGCTGCTGGCCGCACTGGCGGTCACCGGCCCGACCACGCGCTTCACCACCGAGGCGGTGGCACGGTTCGGAGCGGACGTGACGGACGCCTCACGACGCATTTCGCGGATCGGTTTCGGTGCGCGGCCGGAGTAG
- a CDS encoding response regulator transcription factor: protein MPNLLVVEDDAAIGSVLESTLRLHGYQVCWRRDGRTALEAAGTGDFDLVLLDLGLPDLDGVEVCRRLRSALPAAVLVILTARQEEMDVVVGLDAGADDYLTKPIRLGELLARVRAHLRRGAPAAARPPVTVGGLTVDIAGRRATLDGREVVLRAKEFDLLARLAEQPGVAVSRETLMSEVWDAHWYGSTKTLDVHIAAVRRKLSSAAGPDAEVPRIATLRGHGYRLEDPARTVAEG from the coding sequence ATGCCGAACCTGCTGGTGGTGGAAGACGACGCCGCGATCGGCAGCGTGCTCGAATCGACCCTGCGACTGCACGGTTACCAGGTGTGCTGGCGCCGCGACGGCCGCACCGCCCTGGAGGCCGCCGGCACCGGCGACTTCGACCTCGTGCTGCTCGACCTCGGCCTGCCGGACCTGGACGGCGTCGAGGTCTGCCGCCGCCTGCGGTCCGCGCTGCCCGCGGCCGTGCTCGTCATCCTCACCGCCCGGCAGGAGGAGATGGACGTCGTCGTCGGCCTCGACGCCGGCGCCGACGACTACCTCACCAAGCCGATCCGGCTGGGCGAGCTGCTGGCCCGGGTGCGCGCGCACCTGCGCCGCGGCGCGCCGGCCGCGGCCCGGCCCCCGGTGACCGTCGGCGGGCTGACCGTCGACATCGCCGGGCGCCGCGCCACCCTGGACGGACGCGAGGTCGTGCTGCGGGCCAAGGAGTTCGACCTGCTGGCGCGGCTGGCCGAGCAGCCGGGGGTCGCCGTCAGCCGCGAGACGCTGATGTCCGAGGTCTGGGACGCGCACTGGTACGGCTCGACGAAGACCCTGGACGTGCACATCGCGGCGGTGCGCCGCAAGCTCTCGTCGGCGGCCGGGCCCGACGCCGAGGTACCCCGGATCGCCACCCTGCGCGGCCACGGGTACCGGCTGGAGGACCCCGCCCGGACCGTCGCCGAAGGCTGA
- a CDS encoding TetR/AcrR family transcriptional regulator: MNTEPAPRWRRLEPDERKEQIFACAARLFGERPYSEVSTSDIAAAAGVARGLINHYFGTKRELYLEIIRRALTVPRLAVEILPEGPLDLRADVAIEWFLDMVTSQERMWLAAIAPEGIGRDLEVERILEEADRESADRVLEAVGLSSESEHGPELNALVRAFGGMVKSAGREWLVRGSLTRAQVHLLLSKSLVTLVGEIFPAIQAEPGDPA; encoded by the coding sequence ATGAACACCGAGCCGGCGCCGAGATGGCGAAGACTGGAACCGGACGAACGGAAGGAACAGATCTTCGCTTGCGCGGCGCGGCTGTTCGGTGAACGTCCCTACTCCGAAGTGTCCACTTCGGACATCGCCGCGGCGGCCGGTGTCGCGCGGGGGTTGATCAACCACTACTTCGGCACCAAACGCGAGCTGTACCTGGAAATCATCCGCCGCGCGCTGACCGTGCCGCGCCTCGCTGTCGAAATCCTGCCGGAGGGGCCGCTCGATCTGCGGGCCGACGTCGCCATCGAGTGGTTCCTCGACATGGTCACCAGCCAGGAACGGATGTGGCTGGCCGCGATCGCGCCGGAGGGCATCGGGCGCGATCTCGAGGTCGAGCGCATTCTCGAAGAGGCCGACCGCGAGTCCGCCGATCGCGTGCTCGAAGCCGTCGGGCTGTCCAGCGAAAGCGAACACGGCCCCGAACTGAACGCGCTCGTGCGCGCGTTCGGCGGGATGGTGAAGTCCGCCGGCCGGGAATGGCTCGTGCGCGGGTCGCTGACCCGCGCCCAGGTGCACCTGCTGCTGTCCAAGTCGCTCGTCACGCTGGTCGGCGAGATCTTCCCGGCGATCCAGGCGGAACCGGGCGATCCCGCGTAG
- a CDS encoding sugar phosphate isomerase/epimerase family protein: MDPRFSLNQITTKAWSLPEAVAGCAEAGVGWIGLWRDKVAETGVDEAARLLEAHGVRVSSLCRGGFFTGVTPDGSPVDGVAQTREAVDEAAALGAGVLVLVVGGIAGNDLAASRQRVADAVGELAPYAGERGVRLGLEPLHPMQCADRSVLSTVDQALAIAAEHPAAQVGVIVDEFHVWWDPRIEESIAAAAGRIAGFHVCDVLVPLPDPLLGRALPGDGPIDHRHLRAAVEAAGYTGPIEVEVFNAGLWARPGAEVLAETVAAFERHVA, from the coding sequence ATGGACCCGCGGTTCAGCCTCAACCAGATCACCACCAAGGCGTGGTCGCTGCCCGAGGCGGTGGCGGGGTGCGCCGAGGCCGGCGTCGGCTGGATCGGGCTGTGGCGGGACAAAGTGGCCGAAACCGGCGTCGACGAAGCCGCGCGCCTGCTCGAGGCGCACGGTGTCCGGGTTTCGTCGTTGTGCCGCGGTGGGTTCTTCACCGGCGTGACCCCGGACGGGTCCCCTGTGGACGGTGTGGCGCAGACCCGGGAGGCCGTCGACGAAGCCGCCGCGCTCGGCGCCGGCGTGCTCGTGCTCGTCGTGGGCGGGATCGCGGGCAACGACCTCGCCGCGTCGCGGCAGCGGGTCGCGGACGCCGTGGGCGAGCTGGCGCCGTACGCCGGGGAACGCGGTGTCCGGCTCGGCCTGGAGCCGCTGCACCCGATGCAGTGCGCGGACCGGTCCGTCCTGTCCACTGTGGATCAAGCGCTGGCGATCGCGGCCGAGCACCCGGCGGCGCAGGTCGGGGTGATCGTCGACGAGTTCCACGTCTGGTGGGACCCGCGGATCGAGGAGTCGATCGCCGCGGCCGCCGGCCGGATCGCCGGGTTCCACGTGTGCGACGTCCTCGTGCCGCTGCCCGACCCGCTGCTGGGCCGCGCGCTGCCGGGCGACGGCCCGATCGACCACCGCCACCTGCGGGCGGCCGTCGAGGCGGCCGGGTACACCGGCCCGATCGAGGTCGAGGTGTTCAACGCCGGGCTGTGGGCCCGGCCGGGGGCGGAGGTGCTCGCCGAGACCGTCGCGGCGTTCGAGCGTCACGTGGCCTGA
- a CDS encoding dihydrodipicolinate synthase family protein, with amino-acid sequence MLLLPVPGGGLVNWSPSGPALPGPPGTPPSSRIAYAAVHVVADALADEPGAVDWDTTLAFREHLWACGLGVAEAMDTAQRGMGLDWATTKELVTRTGAIAAGRRWCAGVGTDQLPAGPATPASIVDAWREQLDLVGGAGAVPVVMASRALAAAAQGPDDYHAAYGKLLSEASGPVLLHWLGEQFDPALAGYWGHHDVRAAAHELAALCAEHAGTIAGVKVSVLDADVETDFRRALPAGVACYTGDDFHYPQLIAGDDQGHSEALLGIFDPIAPVAAAGLRRLDDGDRAGFHALLDPTVPLAREIFRAPTRHYKTGVVFLAYLNGHQEHFRMLAGNESARTITHLATLLRLADEAGVLADPERAVARMRPLLQVAGVA; translated from the coding sequence ATGCTCCTGCTCCCGGTTCCCGGCGGCGGGCTCGTGAACTGGTCACCGTCCGGTCCGGCGCTCCCCGGGCCACCGGGCACGCCGCCGTCGTCGCGGATCGCCTACGCCGCGGTGCACGTCGTCGCGGACGCGCTCGCCGACGAGCCCGGTGCCGTCGACTGGGACACCACCCTGGCCTTCCGCGAGCACCTCTGGGCGTGCGGGCTCGGCGTCGCCGAAGCCATGGACACCGCGCAACGCGGGATGGGCCTCGACTGGGCCACGACGAAGGAGCTGGTCACCCGCACCGGCGCGATCGCGGCCGGCCGCCGGTGGTGCGCCGGCGTCGGCACCGACCAGCTGCCCGCCGGTCCGGCCACTCCGGCGTCCATTGTGGACGCCTGGCGCGAGCAGCTGGACCTGGTCGGCGGCGCGGGCGCGGTCCCGGTCGTCATGGCGAGCCGGGCGCTGGCCGCGGCGGCGCAGGGCCCGGACGACTACCACGCGGCCTACGGGAAGCTGCTGTCCGAGGCGAGCGGGCCGGTCCTGCTGCACTGGCTCGGCGAGCAGTTCGACCCCGCGCTGGCCGGGTACTGGGGCCACCACGACGTCCGCGCCGCGGCCCACGAGCTGGCGGCCCTGTGCGCCGAGCACGCGGGCACCATCGCCGGGGTGAAGGTGTCGGTGCTCGACGCCGACGTCGAGACCGACTTCCGACGCGCCTTGCCCGCGGGCGTCGCCTGCTACACCGGCGACGACTTCCACTACCCCCAGCTCATCGCCGGCGACGACCAGGGCCACAGTGAAGCCCTGCTCGGCATCTTCGACCCGATCGCGCCGGTCGCCGCGGCGGGGCTGCGCCGTCTGGACGACGGCGACCGCGCCGGGTTCCACGCCCTGCTCGACCCGACCGTGCCGCTGGCGCGCGAGATCTTCCGCGCCCCGACCCGGCACTACAAGACCGGCGTCGTCTTCCTGGCCTACTTGAACGGCCATCAAGAGCACTTCCGGATGCTGGCCGGGAACGAGTCCGCGCGCACGATCACCCACCTCGCGACGCTGCTGCGGCTGGCCGACGAAGCCGGCGTGCTCGCCGACCCCGAGCGGGCGGTCGCCCGGATGCGGCCGCTGCTGCAGGTCGCGGGGGTCGCGTGA